A region of the Burkholderiales bacterium genome:
CCTGATCGGCCCCAACGGCTCGGGCAAGAGCACCATATTCAACCTCATAGCCGGCGCGCTCGTGCCCACGGCCGGCTCGATCCGGTTTCTGGGGCGTGAGATCGCCGGTGAGCCCGCGTATCGCGTCGCCCACCACGGCATCGGACGCACCTATCAGCTTCCACGTCCTTTCCGGCGCCTGTCGATCCTCGAGAACGTCGCGCTCGCCGCCTACTACGGGCAAGCCGAGCGCCCCACCCGCGAGCAGGCCTTCGCCCAGGCGGCAGAGATCCTGGAGCTCGTGCGGCTTCGCGCGCAACCCGATGCGCGCGTCGACGGGTTGGGCGCGGCGGGCCTGAAGAAGCTCGAGCTGGCGCGCGCGCTCGCAACCAGGCCGAAGTTGCTGCTGGCCGATGAATCGCTCGGCGGGCTCGACGAACAGGAGATGAAGCAGGCCGCGGAGATGCTGGTCGATGTGCGCGCGCGGCGCGGCGTTACCATCGTGTGGGTCGAGCACATCATGGGCGTGCTGATGCGTGTGGTGGACCGCTGCGTGGTGCTCGACCATGGCGAGGTGATCGCCGAGGGCAGACCCGAGCAGGTGGCGCACGACCCGAAAGTCATCGAGGTTTACCTCGGCACGGAGGCCAGCGACGTCCAGGCCACCGTTGCGGCGAGGAACGGCTGATGCTGGTTTTGAGCAAGGTCTCCGCGGGCTACGGCGGCTTTCAGGCGCTGTTCGACGTGAGCCTCGAGGTCAAGGCGGGTGAGACCGTTGCGGTGATCGGCCCCAATGGCGCGGGCAAGACGACGCTGTTGCGGGTAATCTCGCGGCTGATCGACGCGACTGCCGGAGAGCTCATGATGGAAGGCCGGCGTCTGAATGACGTGCCGCCACACGAGGTGGTGGGATGCGGCATTGCGCACGTGCCGGAGAACCGGCGGCTGTTCCCGCGGCTCACCGTCGAGGAGAACCTGCGCATGGGCGCATTCGTGCCGCAGGCTCGGGCGCTGTGCGTTCAGCGTCTGGAACGCGTCTACCAGTTGTTTCCGCGCATGAAGGAGCGCCGGCATCAGCCGGCCGGAACGCTTTCCGGTGGCGAGCAGCAGATGTGCGCCATCGGCCGGGCCCTCATGTCCGGCCCGCGGCTGCTGCTGCTCGACGAACCTTCGGCGGGACTGGCGCCGGTCGTGGTGCAGGCGATCTTCGAGTCCGTGCGCCGGATGAGCGCGGAGGGCTATACCGTGTTGATCGTCGAGCAGAACATCCGCCAGGTACTCAAGATCGCCACCCGCGGCTACCTGCTCGAAACCGGGCGCATCCGCGCCGCCGGCACGGCCGCGCAACTGCTCGACACCGACGAACTCAAGAAAGCTTACCTGGGACTCTGACACGAAGAGCCAAACACGAAGGCACGAAGGAAACTCACTGGGAGAATAACGGAACACGCGGGCCGGAATATGTTGTCTGATTTCATTGGGCATTCTTGTATTCGTTTTTCTTCGTACCTTCGTGTCTTCGTATTTCGCTCTTTGGGTTTGATCGTGCTGTCCAATAGCAAATGGAGATCTTCGACATCTTTCTGCTGGAAGCGGTGGTCAACGGCGTGCTGCTGGGCGGCATCCTGGCGCTGCTGGCGCTGGGGCTGAACCTGATCTTCGGCGTGATCGACGTGGTGTGGATCTGCTACGCCGAGCTGATCATGATCGGCATGTACGCTGTGTACTACCTGCACGTCGAGTATTCCTGGCCGTTGTGGCTGGCCTTCGCTGCGGCCGTCGCGATGGTCTCGGTGCTGGGCATGGCGCTGCACCAGTTCGTGATCCGGCCGGTGCTCTCCGCCGAGCCGATCAATCAGCTGCTGGTCACTGGAGGCGTGCTCTTCCTGCTGCAGGGCGCGGCTACGCTCGCCTTCGGCGTGGAGTTCCGCAATCTCGGCGTCAAGTTGCCTACCTTCGAGTTGAGCGGGATGTTTCTCAGTGTGGCGCGACTGACCGCTTTCGCGATCGCGCTGGGTTGCATGATTGCCGTATACGCCTTCCTCAAACGCACGTATCTCGGCACCGCGATCCGCGCCATCTCGCAGGACCGCGGGATCATGCCGCTGATGGGCGTGAATCCGAGCCACATCTTTCTGATCACGTCCGCGCTGGGTGGGGCGCTGGCCGGGGTCGCCGCCTGCCTCCTGGTGCTTCAGTACGACATCCACCCGGCGATCGGACTTTCGTTCGGGCCGATCGCCTTCCTGGTATGCGTGCTGGGCGGGCTCGGAAACATGATCGGCGGGTTTCTCGCGGCGTTCATCTTCGCCCAGTTCATTTCCGTGGGCGGGTATTTCTTCCACCTCGAGTGGGGCTACGTGCTGGCCTTCCTGTTCTTCATCGGTTTCATGTTCTGGCGGCCGCAGGGTTTGCTCGGAGGCAAGGCATGAGGCGCGCGCTGCCGTGGATGGGGGTCGCGCTGCTCGCTGCCGCGCCGCTTTCCGGCATGGGCAACTACCCGCTGCACCTGATGATCATGTGCCTGCTCTGGGCATTCGTTTATACGAGCTGGGCGTTGATGGGGCGGTTGGGGATGACCAGCCTGGGCCACGGTGCTTTTCTGGCGATCGGCGCCTACGGGGTGGTCATGGCCTGGAATCTGTTCTCGGTTTCCCCCTGGCTGTCGCTGCCGTTGCTGCTGGCGATCACCGCGCTGGTCGCATTCCTGATCGGGTATCCGTGCTTCCGGCTGAAGATCGTCGGGCACTACTTCGCGCTGGTCACGCTGGCGCTTGGAGAAGTCGCGCGCATGATCATTGTGGCGCTTCGGGACCAGACCGGCGGCTCGCTAGGCGCTACGCCCAACACCGCGCTCGCCGACGCCGCGTGGTCGCTCTCGGCCCTACAGTTTTCCTCCAAGCTCGTCTGGTTCTACATCATCCTCGGCTTCTGGCTCTTCGGGCTCTGGGTGTGGGCTAGGATCGACCGCTCGATGGCGCGGCTTGCGCTCGAGGCCATCAGCCAGGAGGAGGACGCCGCGGCATCGGTCGGGATGAACGTCACCCGGCTCAAGCTCGGTGTCACGATCGTCTCGGCGCTGATGACGTGCGTAGGCGGTGCGCTCTACGCGCAGTACCAGCTCTATGTGAATCCGGAAACGGTCTCGGGAATCGGCGTCAGCCTGCAGATGGTCTTTGGCGCGATCGCCGGCGGCATGTTCGTGCGCCTGGGCCCGACGGTGGGTGCGGTGTTCACGCTCTTGCTGGCGGAAGCGCTGCGCCTCGCGCTCGGACACGACATACACGGTCTCGATGTCACGCTCTACGGGCTCATGCTGGTGCTGTTCATCATCTTCATGCCCAAGGGCATCCTCGGCGCGGCCATCGCCGCGCTGGAGGAGCGTCGTGCGCCCAAGCCTTTACCCGCCACCTTGACGAGATAATTCGAACCGCGATCGCTTCAGTCGGCCGCACGCTTTTGCATGCTGTATTCAGAATGCTAAACTCGTGCTGTTGAAATAGAGAGGCCGCAGTGAAGGCACTTCCGCATCAACCAACGCTGGTCGATCAAGTCTACGAGGCGATCCTGTCGGAGATCTCAGCGGGCAAGTTCGCGCACGATAGCCGGCTGATTCAGGAAGAACTCGCCGAGTCGCTGGGTGTGTCGCGTCAGCCGATACAGCAGGCGCTGCTGCTGCTGAAGAGCCACGGCATCCTGCGCGATGCACCCGGGCGCGGATTGATGGTGGCGCCGCTGGAAGCCGAATTCGTGCGCAATCTGTACGAGGTTCGGGGCGTGCTCGACGGGCTCGCCAGCAGCAAGGCGGCGGAACGCGCAGCCGTCACCGCCCGCAAGGAGGGCCCTGCCTTCATCAAACGCGGCCGCGAAGCGGTGGCCAGCCGTTCGATCCCGAAGATGATCGCGGCCGACATGGACTTCCATTTCTTCCTCTACGGCTTGTCGAGAAACCCGCTGATCGCCGAAGCCAGTTCGCCCTATTGGAGCTACCTGCGGCGAGTGATGGGTGAGGTGCTTCTGTACGACGAGACACCGGCAGAGATCTGGGACCAGCACGAGGCCATTCTCGATGCGGTCATCGCAGCCGACCCGCAAAAAGCAGGGCAATTGGCGCGCGAGCACATCGCCCAGGCATCGGACACGATCACCGAGCGACTGGCGGCGCGGGCACCTGCCGGGCCGGCTCGCGTTGCATTGACGCGCGTGCGGCGCAGGCGCGCCCAGGGCGTCTAGCAAACTTCCGCTGCACACACCGGCGCTGCTGGACGTGCTGCATCGGCGGCCCTGCAGGCGGGGCGCCGCACCACAGCAACGCGCAATCGGTGTCCGCGCCCTCGCCGCGGCTGGACGGCGACTGCCCGAACTTCCCCTACGCGCCTGCGGAAATCGAGGCTTGTCTCACCCCGTGCGCCAAGATGCAGGAGTGTTGTTTCGGCTTTCCCTGAGCCCCGGCCCCAAGTCCCGAGTCCCGTTCTTACATCGCGTACTTTTTCACTGCCGCCTCGTCCCAGTCCAGACCGTTGCCGGGAGTGTCGGGCACGATGGCGTGGCCGTCTTTCGCCAGGAAGGGCTCGGCGAGGAAGGGCTCGGCCCAGTCGCTCCATTCCAGCCAGTCGGCGGATTCGCTCACGCGCAGCAGTTGCGCGGAGACCGGCGTGTAGAGGTGGCTCGACAGTGGCAAGCCCGCGGCGCCGGCGATCGCGGCCGAGCGCATCCAGCCGGTGACGCCGCCGATGCGCATGAGATCCGGCATGTAGAGGTCTGCCGCTTTGGCCAACACCGCCTTGTGGAACTCGCGCGGGCCATAGATGTTCTCGCCGATCTGGATCGGCGTTTTCATGTCGCGCGCGATCTGCGCGCAGCCTTCGTAGTTGTCGTACACGATCGGCTCTTCGAACCAGTACAGCCCCTGGTCGTCCAGCCCGTGCATGCGCTGCAGCGCCTCTCCGAAGGTGAGCCCCTGGTTGAAGTCGCTCATCAGGATGATGTCGTCGCCGACCGCGTCGCGCACGATGCGGATCGCCTCGATGTCGTCCTTCAGGCTCGGCCGGCCGAGGCGCATCTTGATCGCCCTGAAGTTGCCTTCTTCCACCAGCGACCTGGCTTCGGAGGCAAGCTTTTCTTTCGGGATCAGCCACAGGCCGTTGGTGTTGTAGGCGCGGACCGGGCCGGGGCTACCCCCGAGCAGGGTCGCGAGCGGCAGGCCGGCGGCACGTGCGAGCGCGTCCCAGATCGCCATGTCGAGCCCGGACAGCGCGATCAAGGTCATGCCCTGGCGGCCGTTCAGATGCAGCGTCTTCATCGCCCCGCCGTACACGTCGAGCGGCGCGATCGGCTTGCCGATGAACTCCCCGGCGATGTTCTCGATCACTTGGGCGATCGGCTTCACCGCCTTGTGCACATACGGCTCGAGATAGCTGCGGCCGACCACGCCTTCGCGCGTGTGCACGTCGATCAGGATGAACGGCCAGTTCGGATACTCGCCGACCCTGGAGACGATCGGCCGGCGCAGCGGCACGGACAGCGCCTGCACCTGCACGCTTTCCAGCGTGAGCCTGATCGCAGCGGTTCCGGTTTTCATTTTTTCAGTCCTCCGTGAAACGATCCTGAAGAACCCAAGTACGCCCGGAACGGTCTCGGCGCAACGCTGACCCCCGGCGAATGCTTTTCCCCGTCATAGACCTGCTCAAAGATAAATCCTAAGTCTATGTTTCAAAATAATATGATGAAACCTCAGAAATAAATTCCGCACATCCGCATTGCATTCGGAATTCAGAATGCTACACTGCACGCCTGTAACGACCCTGAACAGGAGTCTGATTGATGCGACCGCCACCCCCGGACCCGACTCTAGTGTTCCGGGCCTACGGCAATTCTGTCGAAGATTTCAGCCGGCAAACTCGTCATCGACGCTCGGCTGCGGCAGGAGGAACTGGCCGAGTCGTTGGGCGCTTCGCGCCAGCCGGTTCAGCACGCGCTGCTTCGCTAAATATGCACACCTGCACACATCCTGCGTGACGCAGCCCAAGCCCTGCATCTTCACTGATCAAGACAGGTTACGGTCAACGGAGAAAAACATGGACCAAGGGCAACTCAGGAGCTGCGCAGCAAAGGTATGCGGCTGCAGTGGCCAAGCATCGCAATCCCAAAGGTCGGTGGAATCCAGGCGGCGCATCTTTCGCCTAATCGCCGGCATCGCTGCCGGACTGGCTACCCGAACGGCTTTTGCAAACGACGAGGGCCAGATCCTGGTCGGAGACCGCCTCGTGCTTCACACCGCCCAAGGCGAACCGGTGGCACTGCGGCCCGCAGACGTCAAACCCGGCAAAGTGGTTCTGGCGTTTCCCTTCGACCCTGCGACCAAGAAGATTCGCAACGAATCGCGCCTGAGCAAGATCCTGCTGGTTCGGGTAGACGAATCCAGGTTCGACGAGGCGACGAGGCAACGCGCCGCTGGCGGCGTGCTGGCGTTTTCCGCCGTGTGCACCCATGCCGGCTGTGACGTCAACGCGTGGATGAAACAGACGCACAAGCTGCTTTGCTATTGCCATTCCTCACAGTTCGACCCCTACGCCTCCGGAAGGGTGGCGGAGGGGCCGGCGCCCCGCAGCCTGCCCTGGCTGCCGATAAGGCTGGAGGGTGAGGAGTTGGTGGTGGCTGGGCAACTGAGCGCTCCGGCGGGCGCGCCCGCCTAGATTTCGACGACACAGCAACGGTCGTCTCCCGTGTCAGTACCTGCAACCGTGACAAGATCGGAGGAAACATGAGAAACACCAGAAAGAACAGGATCGGAGCGCTAGTGATCGCCCCCATCATGGCCATGGCGACCGCTCATGGCATGGACTACGTGCCAGTCACCGACGCCAGGCTGAAAAATCCTGAACCGGCCAACTGGCTGCAGTATCGCGGCAACTACGCTGGCTGGGGCTACAGTCCGCTGAAGCAGATCAACTCCAAGAACGCGAAGAACCTGACCGTGGCCTGGTCGTTCGCTACCGGGCAGGCGGAGGGCCATCAGTCGCCGCCGATCGTCAACAACGGCTATATGTTCATCACCACGCCGGGCAGCCAGGTGATCGCCCTCAACGCCAAAACCGGCGAAGAGATCTGGCGCTTCAAGAAAGAGCTGCCGAGGGATCTGCTGCAGCTGCACCCGACCAACCGCGGCGTAGCGCTGTATGGCGACAAAGTGTACTACACCACCCTCGATACCTTCTTGGTCGCGCTGGACGCCAAAACCGGCAAGCAGGTGTGGGAGTCGAAGATCGGCGAGTGGAAGCACGGGTACTACACCACGGTGGCGCCGCTCGCCGTCAAGGGCAAGATCCTTGTCGGCATTTCCGGCGGCGAGATGGGCGTTCGCGGATTCGTCAAGGCATTCGACGCCGAGAGCGGCAAGGAAGCGTGGGTATTTCACACCGTTCCCGCACCTGGAGAACCGGGCGGCGACACTTGGCCCGGCGAAACTTACAAGACCGGCGGCGGCGCCACCTGGGTCACCGGCACATACGACCCGGAAACCAACCTAACCTTCTGGGGCACCGGCAACCCCGGCCCGTGGCCCACCGAAGGCCGCAAGGGCGATAATCTCTACACGACCTCGGTGGTGGCGCTCGATGCGGATACCGGCAAACTCAAGGGCTACCACCAGTACCACTGGCACGACGCCTGGGACTGGGATGAGGTGTCCGCGCCGGTGCTCATCGACACGGAGATCGGCGGCAAGAAGGTCAAGACCGCCGTGCACGCCGGCCGCAACGGCTATCTCTGGGTACTGGAGCGCACGAAGGACAAGATGAACTTCCTCGCCGCGCACAAGTATGTCGAGCAGGATGTGTTCACCAGCATCGATCCGAAGACCGGCCGGCCGTCCTACGATCCCGCGCGCACCCCGGGCAAGGTGGCGACCACGTTCTGCCCGTCGCTGTGGGGCGGCAAGGACTGGCTGCCGGAAGCCTACAACCCGGACACCGGCCTGTTCTACATCCCAGCCACCAACAACCTGTGCTCCGAATTGCCCGAGCCCGAAGAAGGCCTTGAGTACCAACCGGGTGGACTGTACATCGGCTATCCGATTCCCGACGTACTGGGCAGCCTGCGCCTGGGCAAGAATGCGCACAAGAGCATCGGAGAAGTGCAGGCGTGGAACCTGAAGACCGGCAAGCAAGTCTGGACGCACACTTACAAGGGCATCAACTGGGGGCCGCTGCTGACCACCGGCGGTAACCTGGTGTTCGGTGGAGGCACGGCCGACCGTAAGTTCCGCGCCTTCAACGCTACTACCGGCGAAGTTGTGTGGGAGTACCCCACGCCGTCGGGCGTAACCGGAGTGCCGACCTCCTACGAGATCGATGGCGTCCAGTACGTGGCCGTGCAATCAGGCTGGGGCGTGGATGCGCAGCGCATGCAAGCCGGCATCGATGCCGCCACCAACACCAAGACCAATGTCCCGCAGGGCGGCACGGTCATGGTGTTCAAGCTGGGCAATAAGTAACTGCCAGACGGCAAGACGCGCGTCGTCTGCTGCTTCGAAGACGCGGACCCGTAATTACCGGGTCCGCGTCATTGTTTCCGGATGGTCGTGAAATCAGAAGCTTCTGTTCGCCGTTCGCAGAGCACTGCGCCATCGACTCAGATCAGGATTGCGTGCGTTGGACGAAAGAAATGACAGCCCCGCAAAGGCTCCAGATGCCTGGCGCCGACCACGCCTTCGCGGGCGAGCACGTCGATCAAAACAGGTGGTCACTTGGGATAGACCCCCAAGGACCCGATCGGTAGCGCAGCCCTAACGATAGTGTCCGGTCCCGGTCGCGAGCGCGTGTGTCTTCTTTTCCAAGCGTCATGCCTAACTGCTTGTCAGGCTCTACGGACTCATGGCGATCCCTGAAAACGCAAGAGCTCGAAACAGGTAGCGTCCGGAAGAAGACGCGCACGGACCTGGGCCGCCAGTAGCAGGAAAGCCTGTCGATCAACGGATTGAGACCTCGGCATCGGCGCCAGGCAGATGGCTTCGGCCGACGCGCAGAATTCTTGACCCTGGAGGCGGAAACACCCATGTCGCAAATCGCACGCGCCGCACCGCTGCCCCAGCCCGTGGCAGCTGAGAAACTCGCTTACCAGAAGGTCACGCTGCGGCTCGTGCCCTTCCTCTTCCTCTGCTATCTCGCCGCCTATCTGGACCGGGTGAACGTCGGCTTTGCCAAGCTGCAGATGCAAGACGATCTGGGTTTCAGCAGCACCGTCTACGGTCTTGGCGCGGGCATCTTCTTCGTCGGTTACGTGCTGTTCGAGGTGCCGAGCAACATGATCCTGCACAAGGTCGGCGCAAAGCTGTGGATCGCACGCATCATGATCACCTGGGGTCTGATTTCCGGCGCGATGATGTTCGTGGAAACGCCGACGCAGTTCTACCTCCTGCGCTTCCTGCTCGGCGTGGCGGAAGCCGGGTTCATTCCCGGCGTGCTGCTCTACCTCACTTATTGGTATCCGGCGGCGCGCCGCGGTCGCATCGTCGCCCTGTTTCTGGCGGGCATTCCGGTCTCCAGCATCTTTGGCGGCCCGGTCTCCGGCTGGATTCTCAATACCTTCGCCGATGTCGGCGGTTTGCGCGGCTGGCAGTGGCTGTTCGTGATCGAAGCGATGCCGTCGGTGATTCTGGGCATTCTCACGTTGTTTCTTCTCGATGACGGGGTGCGCGACGTCAAGTGGCTCACCGAAGCCGAAAAACGCATCATCAGCGACCGCATCGCGGAAGAAAACCAGGAAAAAGGCGGCCACGCCGGTTTCGGCGATGCCTTCAAGAGCGGGCGCGTCTGGCTGTTGAGCGTGGCCTATTTCTTCTTTGCGAGCGCGATCTACGTCACCAGCTTCTGGCTGCCGACGCTGATCAAGGCGCGCGGCGTGAACGACCCGCTGCACATCGGACTGCTAGTCGCCATCCCTTACACGGTGGCGACGATCGCGATGATCTGGACCAACGTGCACGCCGACCGCACCCGCGAACGCCGCTGGCACGCCGCCTTGCCGTGCTTCCTCGCCGGAGTCGGGCTGCTGCTGAGCGCCCTGCCGGGGCAAGCTCTGGTTTACGGCATGCTGGCACTCACCTTGGCCACCGCGGGTGCCTGCGCCGCAGTGGCCGCCTTCTGGAGTCTGCCCGCAGCGTTCTTGGTCGGGGCCGCGGCGGCGACGGGCATCGCGCTGATCAATTCGCTGGGCAACGTCGCCGGATTCGTCAGCACCTCGCTGGTCGGGTGGATCAGCGATCTGACTGGCAGCGCCCAGGCGAGCCTGTACCTGTTCGGTGCACTGATGTTCGTCGGTGGCGCGATGGTTCTGGCGATTCCGGCAAAGCTGGTTAACAAGTAAACCTTACTCCTACGCGCACAACCCATGGACGCTTCCAAGTACGGAACTCTTTACCAATCCTTGCAGCGCACCGCCGCGCGGTTCGGCGACCGGACGGCCTATGCGGTGCCGCCGATGGCCGGCCGCGCCTACCACCCGGAGGGCTGGGAGGTCACCTGGGCGCAGACCCTCGCTGCGGTCGAGGAGAAGAAGCGCATCTACGCGAACGCCGGCTATGGCTACGGGCACCGGGTCGCGATGCTGTTCGACCAGCGGCCGGAATTCTTCTTTCACTATTACGCGCTGAACGCGCTCGGCGCCGGCGTCGTCCCGATCAATCCCGATTACCGCGCCGACGAGATCCGCTATGTCGTGGAGCACTCGGAGGCGAGCCTCGCGCTCGCGATCGACAGCCGGCTCGCCGAGATCGAGGCGGTGGCGCGAGCGATCGGCGGCGTCCTGCCGGTGGTGTCCTTCGAGCGCTTTCCCGACCGTCTGCCTGCGCCGGCGCGCCCGGCGCAGGCTGGCACGCCGGGTCCCGACACCGAGGCCGCGCTGCTCTACACCTCGGGTACCACCGGGCGCCCGAAGGGCTGCATCCTCACCAACGAATACTTCCACAGTTTCGGCGCCTGTTATCTTTCGCTCGGCGGCCGCCTGGAGTTTCGCGAAGGCGAAACACGCCTGTACAACCCGCTGCCCTTGCACCATGCCAATGCGCTGTCGGTCTCCACGCCCGCCCTGCTGCTGTGCGGCGGCTGCCTGATCTTTCCCGACCGCTTCCACGCCAGCACCTGGTGGAAGGACCTGATCGCCACCCGCGCGAACGCGGCCCAGTTCCAGGGCATCATCCCCAACATCCTGCTGAAACTGCCGCCCTGCCCGGAAGAGCGCCAGCACAGCGTGCGCTTTTCGCTGTGCGCCGGCGTCGAGCCCAGCCAGCATGAACTCTTCGAGAAGCGCTTCGGCTTTCCCGTCGTCGAGATGTGGGCAATGACCGAGACCGGTCGCCTCATCAGCGACAGCGTCGAGCCGCGCTCGATTCACACCCGGGCATTCGGGCGGCCCAACGCCTGGGTCGAGGTACGTGTAGTCGACGAGCAGGGTCGCGACCTGCCGCCCAACCAGCCCGGCGAAATGCTCATCCGCCACAGCGCGCAGACGCCGCGCAAGGGCTTCTTCTCCGGCTACCTCAAGAATCCCGAGGCGACCGAAGAGGCCTGGCGCGGCGGATGGTTCCATACCGGCGATGTCGTCGCGCGCGACGACACCGGCATGCTGTACTTTGTCGATCGCAAGAGAAACATCATCCGCCGCTCGGGCGAGAACATTGCCGCGGCCGAGATCGAGGCCTGTCTGACCGCGCACGACAAGGTGAAGCAGGTCGCTGTCATCGCCGCGCCCGACGAGGTGCGCGAGGAAGAAGTCATGGCCTGCGTGATCGCCAAGTCGCCCGAGGATGTCGCCACCGAAGAGGCGCGCAAGGCGCTGGCGCAGGCGCTGTTCGACTGGTGCTTCGAGCGCATGGCCTACTTCAAGGCACCGGGCTGGATACTGTTCGTCGACAGCCTGCCCACCGGCACGTCGGCCAAGGTGCAGAAGATCCACATCTTCCCCACCGGTACCGACCCGCGCAAGCAGTCCGGCGCGATCGACCTGCGCGCGCAGAAGAAACAGACAAAGCCGGCCGTCTCCCACTGAGTGAAACAAGGATGATCCGATGCTTCCTCCTCCGCTGACTCCCGACTGCACCGCCGGCGTCATCGCCCGCTTTCTGAAGGCGCGCAGTGTCGACCGCATCTTCGCCCTGTGCGGCGGCCACATCATGCCGATCTGGATGCGTGCGGATGCCGAGGGCATTCGCATCATCGACGTGCGCGACGAGCGCGCCGCCGTTTACATGGCCCATGCCCATAGCGAGCTGACCGGCGGCCTCGGAGTGGCGCTGGTCACTGCCGGCCCCGGCATGACCAACGCGATGACCGGCATCGCCAACGCGCACGTGTCCCGCGCGCCGGTGCTGGT
Encoded here:
- a CDS encoding AMP-binding protein, yielding MDASKYGTLYQSLQRTAARFGDRTAYAVPPMAGRAYHPEGWEVTWAQTLAAVEEKKRIYANAGYGYGHRVAMLFDQRPEFFFHYYALNALGAGVVPINPDYRADEIRYVVEHSEASLALAIDSRLAEIEAVARAIGGVLPVVSFERFPDRLPAPARPAQAGTPGPDTEAALLYTSGTTGRPKGCILTNEYFHSFGACYLSLGGRLEFREGETRLYNPLPLHHANALSVSTPALLLCGGCLIFPDRFHASTWWKDLIATRANAAQFQGIIPNILLKLPPCPEERQHSVRFSLCAGVEPSQHELFEKRFGFPVVEMWAMTETGRLISDSVEPRSIHTRAFGRPNAWVEVRVVDEQGRDLPPNQPGEMLIRHSAQTPRKGFFSGYLKNPEATEEAWRGGWFHTGDVVARDDTGMLYFVDRKRNIIRRSGENIAAAEIEACLTAHDKVKQVAVIAAPDEVREEEVMACVIAKSPEDVATEEARKALAQALFDWCFERMAYFKAPGWILFVDSLPTGTSAKVQKIHIFPTGTDPRKQSGAIDLRAQKKQTKPAVSH